In Candidatus Mycalebacterium zealandia, one DNA window encodes the following:
- a CDS encoding HAD-IIIA family hydrolase: MRSKKGAGGAKCVLLDRDKTVLMPIGDRYIHRVGDYRIPRGYTESLLDIQNAGYLLFIVTNQGRVAKGFMSENDVKEVHAEMDAFFRKRGVRFSSIHYCPHNPDGTVAPYNVPCPCRKPGTGMIEKIVREHGIDPKTSWMAGDSEKDVIAGVRSGFSTIRLSHGTVVGTRADFIEKDIRGAARRILETDLPSPRGFEPLLPP; encoded by the coding sequence ATGCGTTCTAAAAAAGGCGCGGGCGGCGCGAAATGTGTTCTGCTTGACAGAGACAAAACGGTTTTAATGCCCATAGGCGACAGATACATACACAGGGTGGGCGATTACCGCATTCCGCGCGGCTACACAGAATCTCTGCTTGATATTCAGAACGCCGGATACCTGCTTTTTATAGTCACAAATCAGGGACGAGTCGCCAAAGGTTTTATGAGCGAGAATGACGTGAAGGAAGTACACGCGGAGATGGATGCTTTTTTCAGAAAACGCGGAGTGCGGTTTTCGAGCATCCACTACTGCCCTCATAATCCAGACGGAACGGTCGCGCCGTATAATGTGCCGTGCCCGTGCAGAAAACCCGGAACGGGAATGATTGAAAAAATAGTTCGCGAACACGGCATAGATCCGAAAACGTCATGGATGGCGGGAGATTCTGAAAAAGATGTCATTGCCGGAGTGCGAAGCGGATTTTCAACAATACGCCTGAGCCACGGAACAGTAGTCGGCACAAGAGCGGACTTTATTGAAAAAGACATTCGCGGGGCCGCGCGAAGAATTCTTGAAACGGATTTACCGTCCCCGAGGGGATTCGAACCCCTGTTGCCACCGTGA
- a CDS encoding glycosyltransferase, producing the protein MKKVSVIIPALNEERSVAAVIGEIPAGAVAETVVVNNGSTDSTADKARAAGATVIDEPVRGYGKACLAGIKHISRDSQSRPDVVVFLDADHSDYPEEIPMLVEPVFRGEADFVVGSRITGERTKGALPPHTVVGNRVAGFILSALFGVKFTDLGPFRAIRFSSLQSLQMSDEGYGWTVEMQIKAVKKKLRCVEVPVRYRERTGVSKISGTFSGSVKAGAKIIWMILKHAF; encoded by the coding sequence ATGAAAAAAGTGTCGGTCATAATTCCCGCTCTCAACGAGGAGCGGTCAGTCGCGGCGGTCATTGGGGAAATTCCCGCGGGCGCGGTTGCCGAAACGGTGGTGGTCAATAACGGCTCAACCGATTCAACCGCCGACAAAGCCCGCGCCGCGGGCGCGACTGTAATTGACGAACCCGTTCGCGGCTACGGCAAGGCGTGTCTTGCGGGCATCAAACACATATCGCGTGACTCGCAAAGCCGTCCCGACGTTGTGGTTTTCCTTGATGCAGACCACTCGGACTATCCTGAAGAAATCCCGATGCTGGTTGAGCCCGTTTTTCGCGGCGAAGCGGATTTTGTGGTTGGCTCCAGAATCACCGGCGAGCGGACAAAAGGCGCTCTGCCACCGCACACGGTTGTCGGAAACAGAGTCGCGGGATTTATTTTGAGCGCACTGTTCGGAGTAAAGTTCACCGATTTGGGACCGTTCCGGGCGATAAGGTTTTCATCTCTGCAATCCCTTCAAATGAGCGACGAGGGTTACGGTTGGACGGTTGAGATGCAAATCAAAGCGGTCAAAAAAAAGCTCCGGTGCGTTGAAGTTCCCGTGCGCTACAGGGAACGAACCGGCGTCTCAAAAATAAGCGGCACATTTTCGGGAAGCGTCAAAGCGGGCGCGAAAATAATCTGGATGATACTCAAACATGCGTTCTAA